The window GGAGAAGCTGGCCACTTAAGAAGATGGTCTCCCTTCCCCTcgtccccctccagccccctgcccccctgccccctgcacttctgtccccctgctctgctctccttACAGGACTGGGGCACCAGGTGGGTGATGATGTAGTACACAGTCAGCGGGTAGGTGAGAAGCACAGCCATGGGCGAGTCCAAGCCGAGGCCCCTCCACGTGTAGTAATCCTGCCATGAGCCTGGGGAGAGTGGGTTACTGAGGGACCTGGTCCAGGCCTGGACCCCGGCCCCTCCAGTCTAACAGCCCCCTTTTTCTCCTCCACCCAGACTGCGTCCTccagtctctgtctctatctgtggCTCCCTTAAGGCCCCCCCAGCTCACCAAAGAGGCTCCTGGGCGGATCTGGGGGCACAGGAGGCATCAGGGCAGGCCCATCCCCCTGGAGAAGCTGGTAGGGATCtcctgagaggaaggaaggaagatgatcCTGGTGTCAGAGAGACCCCCGTCGagcccttccccctcttccttccaaAGGAGTTGTATTCCCCGGAGCTGCAAGCAAGAGCAGTGGACAGTGGCCTGTGGGTGAGGCTCCTGGAAGGGGCGGGCAGGGGTGACTTCCCTGAGGACTGGGGATAGGTCTACGATAGCCCTGGGGGTGATGGTGGAGTTTGGTGCTTATGCAGACAACTTGTTTCTCTCCCGTCCTTCCCTCTAGGCTGAGGGGCCCGTGCCTGAAGAAACCCCACAAACCACTGAGAAGAAGGCTGAGGGATGGCGTGCTGccccgggggtgcctgggcgtGCCAGGGCCTGGAATCAGCATGCTGAGCTGGGTCCAGTAGCCACGAGTGAGGCCCCGTGAGGCCAGGAAGGCCTCCTTGTTGAAGGTTTCACTGGTCACCTCtgcagaaggaggaggggaggggttgaGGGCCTGGGGGCCAGGACCCCAGACTACAGCTCTGCTCAGTTTCTCCCAAGGACCCTGGGTCTGAATCTGGTTCTGAGTGTCTACAGCATAGCAGGTGTGAACACCACAGAATCCTTAGAACGATTTTCCGGGCTTGAGCATTTGTTAATATACTTATattgcagatggggaaacagagggtCTAAAAAGTAAAGTCACCAGTTAGGGGTGGAGCTGGGCTGCCCGGATCCCCTGAGCTCTCTCAGGGACCCAGGCACACACTCCTCAGCCCCAGACCCCGTGTTCAGCTCCAGGGATCTAGTCCCCAGCCCTTGTTTCTGGGATCCAGCCCCCAGCACTACTAACCCGTCAGCCCCAGGACCCCGTAGCCGGGCACCCGGCCCCAGTTCCTCCCGCCCCATCTTGATCTCCTCGTGGTACCTGTGGCGTAGGTAAAAGGCAGAGTTGCCAGTTCTCCGGCACGTTCCATGAAGGCCGCGAGCCTCGGGCACCAAAGCCGGTGGCTCACGTCATCCGGACATCGCCGCCAGTCGGCCCGGAGACAAGACTCTCCACAGTACAAGACCGCACTacactgggggctgggggcacggGGGGGTGGGGACACCCGGCGTTAATCTCTGGAGGCCCTCGGCCTGCTGTCTGTCCGTCCTGCAGCTGCCCATATATCACCTCGTCTGTTTTCCTGTATATTCTGCTGTCAACAgctgctctttccctccttttaCTTCCCTGTCCCCCATTCTGTCTCCCGGGCCCCCCAGCGGCCAGCTTTGTCTTGTTTGCCTGACTGTTGGGGTCTTCCTCCCTGTCACCCCATCCTTCTGGCTGCTCACCAAGGTGTCAGCTTCACTTCAAAGCTATGTCTGTGACAAACGTGGCAGGTTCGAGCCCGAAGGGAGGCAAACGTGAAGCCTGGCCGGGGACCCCATGTCCGCATCGGCGTCTTGGCTAACTTCACTCCCAGCCTCGGGACCAGACTCTCCAGCTCTCTGAGTGGGGGTGGAGACGGAGTCAGCCTCGGGGTTGCTCAGGAGTCCAGACCCCTAGCTCCCCCCGCCCCTCGGTCTCAGATACTGGATTTCTGTACCGATGCAGCTGGGCATCTCCCACCGTCAGCTGTCGGGGCTTTCGAGGGTCTCCGGAGCCCATGGGGCAGGCCATGCTGTGGCAGAGGAGAGCATAGGCCCGAGGGGCCAGGTTCTCTGGCCCTGAGCCCTTGCCTGCACTGCCCTGGGCTCCATCCATTAGTAGGTCAATGCCCAACATGGTGCCGTGCTCGTCTGTTACCAGTAAGAGGCAGGAAAGGTGCAGGGGGGCAGCCTctggggaagaaggggaaagtcAGGGGTGTGAACATCAGGCCTAGGGGGGCTGGGCAAGTCAACAAAATGAACAGGAGGGACCAGGGAGAGAGGACGTGACTCATCTGCTGGGGCCAACTGCCGCACAGGCAGAAATGCAGGCCTGCTGTTGCAACTTTAAGTGTTTCTTGAGTTTGTTTGGCTTTTGATTTCAATGTATAAATGTTGActcgaatttaaaaaaaaacaacaaacaaaccaaaaaccaaaaaacattgtGGGTCAATGAAAACACCTTTTCGGGCCGCATCAGCCTGCAGGCCACCGTCAGTGACTCCTGGCCAGGCTCTGAGAGGTATAGGAGGTCTTCcaaagccgggggggggggggggggtgtgtgtgtgcagagaggggtcagggcagggccaggcccccACCCCGGGGTCTTACCACTTCTCCGCCCCTTCCTCCTCTCAGGGATTGCTTCGTCCTGTGCCTTGTCTTCTCGGCAGCAATCCgggccacctcctccacctcctgcctCTTGCTCCGGCTCCTCTGGCCTCCCTGGAGGGTTTGCTTCCTGGGGGGAGTCCctgctggtgggggcaggggccccATTTTTGTCTGGATCTACCTTCTCCAAGCCTgcaccctcctcctctccattctcttcctcctcctcctcctctgcttcctccccttcctccaggctGACAAAACTGACATAGGGGCTTAGGTCTCGCAGGTGGAGTGGGGGCTCATCTCCCAGGAACTGGGCAGCCCCCAGGCCCGATCCAGGGCCTGGCTCTGCTCCTTGCCCCAGGCTGATGCCCACATTACGGTTGGGCAGAACATGCAGCACCCAAAGGGCGGGGTCCTGGGGCAGCCTTCTGATCTGCGTCTCCAGCTGGCGCCAGCGGCCCTCAAGGCTGGCCCCCACAGCCCCGCGCTCGGTCGCGAACTTTCGGAACCAGCCAAACAGGAGGGCAGCGAAATCAAGGAATTCATCCCGGTATCCAGATACAAACTCCATGTCTTCAGCGCCACAGGGGCCTGGGCCCAGACTGAGCAGAGGAACGGATGTACGGTGAGGGGAGTTTGGGGCCGGGTCACAAGATGGGGAGGAGGTGGGTCTGAGGGTCACCTACGAGGGGAACCTCTGGATTGGAGGGATGTTAGGAGCAGAGGCTAGTTTTCGGGGCTCAGGGTGGGAATGGGGAATAGACTTGGAAGGGGGCGAGGAGGCTTTAAGATGAGTAGTCACGAGAGAGTTGGTATTGGGGTATTGGGGGTTCAAACCCTCAGGACCGGGGTTCGAGCGGTGAGTAGGTTTGGAGGGCTAACCAGAGGGGAAGGGTTTGGGCAGGAGGCAAGACTCTGGGATCCGTCTGAGCCGGGGCATCCCTCCGGCTTGGATCGGTTCGGCGGGGAGCCCCAGGGGACCCAGCCCCTCCCGGCCGCTCCGCTCCTCCGGTACCTGCAGCCGCCACCACTTTTCGAAGGTAAATACCTCGGggctggctggggggtggggtggggggcgcgggtGTGACGTCAGGGCCGCCCGAGCCCGCCCTCGGTGGCCACGCCCCGCGCGTCGGGAGCGCGCGCCGAGGGGGCCCGGCCGGTGTGCGGCCCCCGCCCGGACTTCCCCGGCCGGCATCACCGGCATGTGACCCGGGCACGCCGGGAAGCGAAAGCGGGTCGGAGTCCTGGCGTTCGAGGCCTGATCTGGGCGGGCGGACGGCAGCCGGAGTCAGCCCGTCGGGCCTCCCGCCCCCCGCGCAGCCGGCTTTTCCTTTGCTTTCGGCGCGCGTTGCCggcgggcgcgggggcgcgggggcgcgggggcgcgggggcgcgggggcgcgggggcgcgggggcgcgggggcgcgggggcgcggggcccCGCCTCCGGGGTTTTCCCCGCGGCGGGAGGCGCGGTCCGCGCGGTCCCCGCAGTACCGACCGCGCTGTCGGTTCGGACGGTGCGTGCGCGGCAGGAGGGCGCCGCCAGCTCGCGCAGCCCCCCGACCCGGACTCGCGCCCACGGGACCAGGAGGAACTCTCTGGACGCCGCGCTCCGGTGCCGCCGGGTCCCCGACATGAGGCGGCCCTGGGGACTCCGGTCCCTcgctctcctcctcctgctggagCTGCTGCCTCGGCCAGGTTCGTCCGGAGCGGGGTGGCGCCCAGACCCCCGAGTCCGGGAACGGGACGGGATGGGAGGGGGGCGCCGAGGACCGCAGGGTTGTGGTGGGTGAGTAAGTGCCGAGCCCGGGTCCCCAGGCCGTCGGGGCAGTGAGGGGGCCAGCTGCCTGAGGTTGGGGACAGGCTGGGGGACACCTGGGCTGGGGGACGATCAGGGACGCGTTTGGCGGTGTGATGGGTGGGTTGTGCCCGGTGGTCAGATCCCGGGATCTAGCGAAGAGGCTGCAACGGAGCAGTGGGTTGGAGCTTCGGTGGCAGCCGGGGGAGCCCCTCCGGCCGGAACCTGTGCCGACTACCTCTGTCCTGTCCCGCTCAGGCGATGGCAACGAGGGCAGCGTCACTGGCAGCTGTTACTGCGTGACAGCAATTTCTTCCGGCTCCCCTCCAAAGCGTCAGTTACTGGCACATCTCCGAAAGCACCTGAAAGTCTATCATCGCTGTAACTCCTACATCCGGTAATCTCACTGACCGCTGGGGAGGGCAGCGCCTCCGGGGGGCGCGAGGACCCCCTCTGGCCAAACTGGAACCCCTGGGAGCCCCCTCTCTGGGTTGTGTTTGTTCCGCATTGTCCACAGCTTTGTTTCCCTGTCTTACATACGTGGGAATTTCCTGTTCTGGGAAAAAGGTCTCACTTGCTGTTGGCGGTGACCTCACATCTTTGGAATGAGGAAAGGGTTGGGAGAAGGGGTGCAGCTTGTGAGACCCCGCCTTTCCTCGGCAGGTTCCAGCTACCTGCCCGGAGTGTGTGTGGGGGCAGCAGAGACCAATGGGTTCAAGAACTGATGAACTGCTTTGATCTCAGAGGTACGagctttcccccctcctccctgagaTCTGTTTCCAGGGCTGCGTCCTCCCCCTTACAGTCTTCTTTACCTGGCTCCTCTCCTGTGACACCTCACTTTTCCATGGTTTCTGGTGCCGGCCAGAGCCCCTTCCGTCCCAGTTCCCCCAATATCATTCACTGTGACtttattaaggaaatttaaagatATACACAAAAGTTGAAAGAACTGTATGGCGAGCATCCAGATACCCATGGCCTGGGTTCTACGGTGTGTggcttttgtatatttatattttatgcattttgtgTAGTTTGTACGCATAAATATAGCTTATATTTTACAATATCAGGTTTCCAACATGGAAGCCATATTTACCTTAGTGTGTGTCCATCCGTCTGTCCGTCCTTCTATCCACCATCGGCCCACCTTACTTTCCGACGCATTTCCCAGTCTGCTGCAGGCACGACCTCACATCGTTTCAGCATGTACGTTAGGCTCCAGAGACCTACATCATTGCGTTTAAGCCTCCTAGCTACTGCGGCTGTCGGTACTAACGTTATCCCTGCTTTACGACTGAAAGAAGGGAGTCCCAGAGAGGCTGAGAGGCAAGGGACAGGTCACACAACTGCTTTGTAGCAGAGCcagggtccccccacccccacccctggggtcGCTCTACCTCCCGGTGCAGAGCGCATGCCTGTTCCAGTGGTTCCCTGTTGAGGTCGGCTTACTTCCTTGCCCCCCCACTttcccttctgcctctgccttcctcttttgGCCTTCTGCTGTTACCTTGATGTTCTCCTTGATCAACCACGCTTCCCTCTGCGTCGTCACCTTGTCCCTCATCTCAGAGCCCTGATCCCTTACTTCTTGCCTCTCCAGAATGTGGACATGTGGACGCTGGGAGCGCGGCCTCCCGGCAGCACTCACCTCCCCCCAGCAGCCAGGTTCCTGAGCCCACAGAAACGGCACCTTTAGACCTGGGCTCCCCTGCCCAGACGCACCTGCCACCTGCCGTGTggtccacccaggcacccacactTCCAGGAGGAGTCCCGTCCTCGGATGAAAAGCTCGCCCACATCATCAACGAAACTGCTACACCCACTGTGGGCCACGGGTTCGGGGCTGGGCCTgaggctggggagaagcagaagcagTTGGAAGACAATGTGGGACCTACATCTGGGACATCAGCTACGATCCCTGTGGTATCCCTCCTGGCCATCACCCTCGCTCTCACCGTTGTCCTCTTGTACATCCTGtgccagaggaggagggagcagtgCCGGCAGCACTCTCCAGGTAAGCTGGGCCTCTAGGCCCCTCTCCTGGGGACCCAGAGCCTCCTGGGCAGGGATCCTGCCCCTGGTAGCTCCTAGTTGGCTGGAAACCTGCCCCAGGCAGTCAGTTCTGAAGGCTGTCTACGCTGTGGATCATAGGCAATGAGAGAAGAGTCAGCTAGAGACTATAGACTAGAGAGGGAGATGAGgca of the Neofelis nebulosa isolate mNeoNeb1 chromosome 16, mNeoNeb1.pri, whole genome shotgun sequence genome contains:
- the CXCL16 gene encoding C-X-C motif chemokine 16, translating into MRRPWGLRSLALLLLLELLPRPGDGNEGSVTGSCYCVTAISSGSPPKRQLLAHLRKHLKVYHRCNSYIRFQLPARSVCGGSRDQWVQELMNCFDLRECGHVDAGSAASRQHSPPPSSQVPEPTETAPLDLGSPAQTHLPPAVWSTQAPTLPGGVPSSDEKLAHIINETATPTVGHGFGAGPEAGEKQKQLEDNVGPTSGTSATIPVVSLLAITLALTVVLLYILCQRRREQCRQHSPDLQLHYTPVASDSNA
- the ZMYND15 gene encoding zinc finger MYND domain-containing protein 15, which gives rise to MEFVSGYRDEFLDFAALLFGWFRKFATERGAVGASLEGRWRQLETQIRRLPQDPALWVLHVLPNRNVGISLGQGAEPGPGSGLGAAQFLGDEPPLHLRDLSPYVSFVSLEEGEEAEEEEEEENGEEEGAGLEKVDPDKNGAPAPTSRDSPQEANPPGRPEEPEQEAGGGGGGPDCCREDKAQDEAIPERRKGRRSEAAPLHLSCLLLVTDEHGTMLGIDLLMDGAQGSAGKGSGPENLAPRAYALLCHSMACPMGSGDPRKPRQLTVGDAQLHRELESLVPRLGVKLAKTPMRTWGPRPGFTFASLRARTCHVCHRHSFEVKLTPCPQCSAVLYCGESCLRADWRRCPDDVSHRLWCPRLAAFMERAGELATLPFTYATEVTSETFNKEAFLASRGLTRGYWTQLSMLIPGPGTPRHPRGSTPSLSLLLSGDPYQLLQGDGPALMPPVPPDPPRSLFGSWQDYYTWRGLGLDSPMAVLLTYPLTVYYIITHLVPQSFPELNIQNKQSLKIHVVEAGKEFDLVMVFWELLVLLPHVALELQFVGDGLPPESDQQHFTLQRDGPEVSVRPGSGVSGRLSSGTKEKGGRRDLQIKVSARPYHLLQGPKPDVVIGFNSGFGLKDTWLSSLPRLQSLRVPAFFTESSEYGCVMDDQTMAVATGGGTSPPRPNPFRSPFRLRAADNCMPWYCNAFIFHLVYKPPQGGGSRPAPGPAPQAPPPAAPPAPARRCRGEKKPGRGARRRR